ttttcacatgCAGGGGTGTTATGAGGGAAAGACATGCacatcaacttttaaaaaataattttctcaaCTACCGTAGTCTTGGTGAACCTAATTAATCAGCCATTAAGAGAAGACACATGttaaacaattagaaagaaacaaaaaaactcacatAAAAGAACAATTATTCTTTTTCGAATCATGTCGGATATATCTTTAAATGTTAGAACATAAGCTGTCCTTCCagcaataaaataataaaaacatacgAGCAGCCTTATTATTCCCACCACATgcacatatatacataagagTTCGTATTCCTAGCAAATGCATAACTACAGCTCTAAGACACAAACctctttctatttctctctctctctcccatcaagattagggttcttgagtTCTTGATGGAGAAGGAAGAATGCAGCAGTAGTGAATCCGGTTGGACGACTTATATTTCGTCACCAATTGAAGTAGATGAAGAGGAGGTCGTGGACCAGGACTATCAAGAAGTGTATAACATCTATAACTACTTCAGCAAAGGCGAaactgaagaagagaggaaCAAAGATAGCGATGATTCAATGGCCTCGGACGCTTCGTCTGGACCAAATTATCATCAGCGTTATCACCAAAAGAACAAGGCGTTGAATTTGAAGAACGGGAAAAATGAAGGTAATAATACTAAGAGtaaaaatgatgataaaaaaacTAGTAACTCATAcaggaaaaaagagaagaaaaagagagaaaataagagtACCTATAGAATGAAGTGATTGAACATtgtatatttatgttataatatgTAATTAGTGTTTGTATATTGGGATATATTATGATTTCCTATTTTATTTGAGGTTTTTTTATGCCTTAGGAAGGtgattcatttatttatttttatttaaaaagtatgTGGAATGTGTGTTGATTTATTGATGTCTAATTTTCTATATTGTTATTCATGATATATATTGATTActtattctttaatttgtgaATCAATGTTTCCCAAAGAGAGAATTAACTCTCGGGTTTGTTGATCAACATCACtctgtatttttctaattaaatatctaaaagATTTTAGCCCATTGTAGATTCAGAaatgttattgatttttttaatttgtaaaatattttctttcgaCTTTGGTTACCTTACCAATACGATTTGCATTAGATTTAATTTCCGTGCATGTTCATacgaaaaataattaatattcaatAAAACGAAAAATTCTCAACAAATACTGTTAAACAGACAATGAGAGACACTCAAAGATAGTAATTGATAATTATGATGATactgattgatgatgatgatattgattGATAACGACGTGTAAAAATGTAGTCATGAATTATATGTACAAAatgataagagaagagaaggcaTGTGTAGTGAGGTGTGTTTCCAGAGACAAGTTTCAATTATTGTCATATTGGGGCTTTGTGTGTTTTGCCCAAAACTCTCTGAAAACCTTGTGATGATATGAATAGTTTTTGGGTGTAAAGAGAAAATGGATCCACCGCACACACATGCAACCAACATGGGAACTCTTCCTCACAAAttcaatatttaataattatcatataaaatatttcacaaattgAAGCAAAAAATAATATGCTTCTTTTTTGTCTAGATGCCAGAAATTATATGCTTCAGCTTCACCAATCATTATTTGGTAATCCGAATAATCCAAGTACTTCCGGATTAATTAGTTATCGTGCTTGTTGTGTGAGGAATTTTAAATAATACGTTTTAAGTTCGCATgcatttttaaagaaattttcatcaatcacaccaaaaaaaaaaaaaaatcgtgaaTTAACAAAGTCAATATAACTTCTCAAGTAATAGTCAccctcaaagaaaaaaacaaaaatatcctctaactaaataattatagttTGATGTTATTACCCAAATGATACAGTGTTTAgttaattacaaaagaaaaacataattgaaataattttaaagatttagtTCAGTGTatgaaacgaagaaaaaaaaattcaaagcgtgaaattcatcatcttccttcaccaaaaaaactGGAATAATAAATTCCGGTGAAACGAAACTGTGTTTAGAACTCTGGCAACTATATTTTTCGATTAGAACTCCGatgagaagcagaagaagagaaaatttcAGATTGGATGagtaaaactcaaaaaaaattccaaacactttaaaaactcaaaaattttagtttttgaatttaaaaatgttaatacaaGCTAGATTTACAagatttaggtgtaaaaaatattaaaatgtaaagGAAAATAAGGTTTATGAGAAACTGTGAACAATGGCTGCAATATTAGGGTTGTAGAGGATACACATGTTGAAGATGACTGCAAAAATACAGTTATACCCTCTATTAAAAATGGACTTATGGACGTACACATTGAAtaaaagaacgttatgtacgtacaccGTATCATAAAGCAAATCATAAGCCTTATTTTTCCTTAGTGTACGTATGTACTCAGAACATTACATACATTACTGAGCACTTATGGACGTACACATTGAGCATACATGATTATGTTAATCTGAAACTATTTTTAAGAAGATgactcaaaataaaaaagaatatcaaattaaagtgaaaatatagtataataaaaaaattataatacacagtaaaaattataatcataaaagttaaaaagagataaggtatatatatatatatatatatcttttaattttatgttaccatacaaaataatactaagaaaataaataaagaaataattatagtatttttgttgataaaataaatgtgaataaaATTAGAGTGAGATGATTACTTAATCAAATTTTATCGCataaacttttgtaaaaaatatatacacatatagtTATACTTATATCTCCTAATGATCAATATTAATTATGTGTTATAtcttatttatgtaaataacaatAACAAGTACTCTAAGTTGGTTTATTTACAAACTGTAAGATTGCAATTTTGTATGTATGGCAATTGAGAAATTTGGTACAAGAATCTATTTGTTTCATTGTTATTGTGTACATAGATTATAATATATTCGATGCAATGtacattgatttgttttattgttgttgtgtacatagattataatatatttgatgCAATGTACATTGAGGAAGGAGCAACATCTCACCATTAGCAGAGCTTCCCCCTCCTCCTCCACGCCACATCATCACCACTCTCCTTCTGAATTTGCTGGACGTTTCAACATAAACCATGTGATGTGATGGAGAATGAAGGGGAGAGCTCAagaactcaaaaaaaatatgaatggaGCCTTAAagatcatatatgttttttgaatgtttatttCTAATTCTGAATGTTCAGAATGTTTGTACTAtttctaaataattataattctgAAGGTTATATATAATCAACAGTATAATTACGTTTCCAATAACATTgtatatgtacgtacacaacATTAATGACTTGTGTACGTACACAGTTGCAACAAACCGTACATCAAAACACAGTACTAGCAAAACACATCATACATTGGTCCATTGACACATTATACTATGtgactaattttatttattttatattttattttttttactgtagCAAACAGATTTTATTCCATTTAGTcacaaaaatgagaataattctAACTAACTTAACTAAATACTTCATTTA
The sequence above is a segment of the Camelina sativa cultivar DH55 chromosome 10, Cs, whole genome shotgun sequence genome. Coding sequences within it:
- the LOC104719540 gene encoding uncharacterized protein LOC104719540, with amino-acid sequence MEKEECSSSESGWTTYISSPIEVDEEEVVDQDYQEVYNIYNYFSKGETEEERNKDSDDSMASDASSGPNYHQRYHQKNKALNLKNGKNEGNNTKSKNDDKKTSNSYRKKEKKKRENKSTYRMK